Proteins encoded in a region of the Sphingopyxis sp. OAS728 genome:
- a CDS encoding OprO/OprP family phosphate-selective porin → MRHALTAALLATSMFSLPTAAHAQAMTAEEAAQLRAELAALKAQVRTLETRLDAATAQPTPAPAPVPTPSPSPSVTAKPATEISWKGAPEIKTADGWSFKPRGRMQFDVAGIDAPAGVLGTRGGLTTEIRRVFLGFDGKIPGGFSYRAEADFAGGSAELTDVYLTYGSGPLSVTVGHVRHFTSLEDVTSDLFTSFTERAAFVPAFGFERRVGIGGQYKGKQLLAQAGVFGDDANSLLDDKNNSMSVDGRVIWMPKFGRTQLHLGGSVHFRDFNDLSTTARYRARPFIHTTDVRLVDTGDISATGEHGFGLEGALMSGPFHASGEAFWQRMKRPGLADPTFFGGYAEVGMLLTPGDSRSYRDGAFDRLRPSKPITDGGIGAVEINARYDHLDLNDAGIVGGKQKTALIGLVWAPIDYIRIIANYGKLWIDDARIPTLTGDRSYTADTFGLRTQMDF, encoded by the coding sequence ATGCGTCATGCCCTCACCGCCGCGTTGCTGGCGACGTCGATGTTCAGCCTGCCGACCGCAGCGCACGCGCAGGCAATGACCGCTGAAGAGGCTGCGCAGCTTCGTGCCGAACTCGCGGCGCTGAAGGCGCAGGTCCGGACACTCGAAACGCGGCTCGACGCCGCGACCGCGCAGCCGACCCCTGCGCCGGCTCCGGTCCCGACACCGTCGCCGTCACCGTCGGTGACCGCCAAGCCCGCGACCGAGATTAGCTGGAAGGGGGCGCCCGAGATCAAGACCGCCGACGGCTGGAGCTTCAAGCCGCGCGGGCGGATGCAGTTCGACGTCGCGGGCATCGATGCGCCCGCAGGCGTTCTGGGAACGCGTGGCGGTTTGACGACCGAAATACGCCGGGTGTTCCTGGGATTCGACGGCAAGATTCCGGGAGGCTTTTCATACCGCGCCGAAGCCGATTTCGCTGGCGGCTCGGCCGAACTGACCGACGTCTATCTTACCTATGGCTCGGGGCCGCTATCCGTCACGGTCGGGCACGTCCGACACTTTACGTCGCTCGAAGATGTGACGAGCGACTTGTTCACGAGCTTTACCGAGCGTGCAGCCTTTGTGCCGGCCTTCGGTTTCGAACGCCGCGTCGGCATCGGGGGCCAATATAAGGGAAAGCAGCTTCTCGCGCAGGCGGGCGTCTTTGGTGACGATGCCAACAGTCTTTTGGACGACAAGAACAACAGCATGAGCGTCGACGGGCGGGTGATTTGGATGCCCAAATTCGGCAGAACCCAGCTGCATCTCGGCGGATCCGTCCATTTTCGCGATTTCAATGACCTGTCGACGACCGCGCGCTATCGCGCTCGACCCTTTATCCACACGACCGACGTGCGTCTGGTCGATACCGGTGACATCAGCGCCACCGGCGAGCACGGTTTTGGGCTGGAGGGGGCGTTGATGTCGGGGCCGTTCCATGCATCGGGCGAAGCCTTCTGGCAGAGGATGAAGCGCCCCGGCCTGGCCGACCCGACCTTCTTCGGCGGCTATGCGGAAGTCGGCATGTTGCTGACCCCCGGGGATAGTCGCAGTTACAGGGATGGTGCGTTCGACCGGCTAAGGCCGTCGAAACCGATCACCGACGGTGGGATCGGGGCGGTAGAGATCAACGCGCGCTACGACCATCTCGATCTCAACGACGCCGGAATCGTTGGCGGTAAGCAAAAGACGGCGCTGATCGGTCTCGTCTGGGCGCCGATCGATTATATCCGTATCATCGCCAATTACGGCAAGTTGTGGATCGACGATGCGCGCATCCCGACCCTCACGGGCGACCGCAGCTATACGGCCGATACCTTCGGGCTTCGGACGCAGATGGATTTCTGA
- the phoB gene encoding phosphate regulon transcriptional regulator PhoB, with amino-acid sequence MPQPDLLLIEDDEAIAELIVWHFAREGFSVRQTPDGEQALVLVEERVPDIVLLDWMIESLPGIEVCRRLRRNPKSANVPIIMLTARGEEEDRIRGLETGADDYVTKPFSPRELVARVSAVLRRLRPALAGEMLTYADIELDSVAHKVVRNSQIVAMGPTEFRLLRHFMEHPGRVFSRGQLLDSVWGQDSDIELRTVDVHIRRLRKAINLPGTSDIIRTVRSAGYALDAGKSV; translated from the coding sequence ATGCCGCAGCCCGACCTGTTGCTGATCGAAGATGACGAGGCGATCGCCGAGCTCATCGTCTGGCACTTCGCGCGCGAGGGCTTTTCGGTCCGCCAGACCCCCGATGGCGAGCAAGCGCTCGTCCTCGTCGAGGAACGCGTGCCCGACATCGTCCTGCTCGACTGGATGATCGAGAGCCTGCCCGGCATCGAAGTGTGCCGGCGCCTGCGCCGCAACCCCAAATCGGCCAATGTCCCGATCATCATGCTCACCGCGCGCGGCGAGGAAGAGGATCGCATCCGCGGGCTCGAGACCGGCGCCGACGACTATGTCACCAAGCCGTTCAGCCCGCGCGAGCTGGTCGCGCGCGTGTCGGCGGTGCTCCGCCGTCTGCGCCCCGCGCTTGCGGGCGAAATGCTGACCTATGCCGACATCGAGCTGGATTCGGTCGCGCACAAGGTCGTGCGCAACAGCCAGATCGTCGCAATGGGTCCGACCGAGTTCCGCCTGCTCCGCCACTTCATGGAGCATCCGGGCCGCGTCTTCTCGCGCGGGCAATTGCTCGACAGCGTGTGGGGCCAGGACAGCGACATCGAACTGCGCACGGTCGACGTCCATATCCGGCGCCTGCGCAAGGCGATCAACCTGCCGGGGACGAGCGATATCATCCGCACCGTGCGGTCGGCGGGTTATGCGCTGGACGCGGGCAAGAGCGTCTGA
- the phoU gene encoding phosphate signaling complex protein PhoU, with protein MAVTNDHTVKAFDEDLNRLRGLISEMGGRAEQALLQAMSALNSGDLDLAAQVVRDDKKIDALEAEVEQLAVQTIALRAPMADDLREMIAALKIVSVVERIGDYAKNIAKRVALMDQTRQIEAIPVLMSMSSAVAELIHDALDSFAARDADLAVRVTVRDKNVDDFYNSIFRTLVTFMMENPKHITESAHLLFVAKNLERMGDHATNIAEMVYYVVTGERMEERERGEQPEDGAAEQEQG; from the coding sequence ATGGCAGTTACGAACGATCATACGGTCAAGGCTTTCGACGAGGATCTGAACCGCCTCCGCGGCCTGATCAGCGAGATGGGCGGCCGTGCCGAACAGGCGCTGCTCCAGGCGATGAGCGCGCTCAACAGCGGCGACCTCGACCTCGCGGCGCAAGTCGTGCGCGACGACAAGAAGATCGACGCGCTCGAGGCCGAAGTCGAACAGCTCGCGGTGCAGACGATTGCTCTCAGGGCACCGATGGCCGACGACCTTCGCGAGATGATCGCGGCGCTGAAAATCGTTTCGGTCGTCGAACGCATCGGCGACTATGCGAAGAATATCGCCAAGCGCGTCGCGCTGATGGACCAGACGCGCCAGATCGAGGCGATCCCGGTGTTGATGTCGATGTCCTCGGCGGTCGCGGAACTGATCCACGACGCGCTCGACAGCTTTGCCGCACGCGACGCCGACCTCGCGGTCCGCGTCACGGTGCGCGACAAGAATGTCGACGATTTCTACAACAGCATCTTCCGCACCCTCGTGACCTTCATGATGGAAAATCCGAAGCATATCACCGAGAGCGCGCACCTGCTGTTCGTCGCCAAGAACCTCGAACGCATGGGCGACCACGCAACCAACATCGCCGAGATGGTCTATTATGTCGTGACCGGTGAACGGATGGAGGAACGCGAACGCGGCGAACAGCCCGAAGACGGCGCCGCGGAACAGGAGCAAGGCTGA
- the pstB gene encoding phosphate ABC transporter ATP-binding protein PstB, with the protein MTQDDLTIIDPKMKAHGVNVFYGEKQAINDVSIDVGTDLVTAFIGPSGCGKSTFLRSLNRMNDTVASARVTGKIELDGEDIYAPSMDVVQLRARVGMVFQKPNPFPKSIYDNVGYGPRIHGLAPSKADLDVIVERALVRAGLWDEVKDRLGESGTALSGGQQQRLCIARAIAVDPEVILMDEPCSALDPIATAKIEELIHELRGKYAIVIVTHNMQQAARVSQRTAFFHLGTLVEYGKTTDIFTNPKQERTKDYITGRYG; encoded by the coding sequence ATGACCCAAGACGATTTGACCATTATCGACCCCAAGATGAAGGCGCATGGCGTCAACGTCTTCTATGGCGAGAAACAGGCGATCAACGACGTGTCGATCGACGTCGGCACCGACCTCGTGACCGCCTTCATCGGCCCGTCGGGCTGCGGCAAGTCGACCTTCCTGCGCTCGCTGAACCGCATGAACGACACGGTCGCCAGCGCGCGTGTCACCGGCAAGATCGAGCTCGATGGCGAGGATATCTATGCGCCGTCGATGGACGTCGTGCAGCTCCGCGCGCGCGTCGGGATGGTGTTCCAGAAACCGAACCCCTTCCCCAAGTCGATCTATGACAATGTCGGCTATGGCCCGCGCATCCACGGCCTCGCGCCGTCGAAGGCCGACCTCGACGTCATCGTCGAACGCGCGCTGGTGCGCGCTGGCCTGTGGGACGAGGTCAAGGATCGCCTCGGCGAAAGCGGCACCGCGCTGTCGGGCGGCCAGCAACAGCGGCTGTGTATCGCGCGCGCGATCGCGGTCGATCCCGAAGTCATCCTGATGGACGAGCCCTGCTCGGCGCTCGACCCGATCGCGACCGCGAAGATCGAGGAACTGATCCACGAACTGCGCGGCAAATATGCGATCGTGATCGTCACGCACAATATGCAGCAGGCGGCCCGCGTGTCGCAGCGCACCGCCTTTTTCCACCTCGGGACGTTGGTCGAATATGGGAAGACGACCGACATCTTCACCAACCCGAAGCAGGAACGGACCAAGGATTATATCACCGGCCGTTACGGTTAA
- the pstA gene encoding phosphate ABC transporter permease PstA, with protein MNRETAPTDWKGAVMQKRIAGRYAAERRFKLLGLGAVLLSGAFLAFLLFVMVGNGARGFMYTHVAVPVDFKAMPLTIDKARLADADADQVIANAGLSDIVAFAADEALGTDGSKLISENAWKEVRSAIKADPELLTAKTVFELPASSEVDIAAKEGAKGALGAKVDALEKQGKLSTGIHWPFFKNADATDPAVAGIWGALKGSVLTIFIAFLIAFPTGVLAALYLEEYAPKNRWTDLIEVSINNLAAVPSIIFGLLALAVFINWFGLCQASPLVGGLTLALMTMPVIVIASRNAIKSVPPSIRDAALGVGASPVQVVFHHVLPLALPGILTGTIIGMARALGETAPLLLVGMRAFIGDVPGGICSPSTVLPMQIFLWSDEVDRGFVEKTSAAIIVLLIVLLSMNAFAIYLRNKFEKRW; from the coding sequence ATGAATAGGGAAACCGCCCCCACCGACTGGAAAGGCGCCGTGATGCAGAAGCGCATCGCGGGCCGCTACGCCGCCGAGCGCCGCTTCAAGCTGCTCGGGCTGGGCGCGGTGCTGCTCTCGGGAGCGTTCCTCGCTTTCCTGCTCTTCGTGATGGTCGGCAACGGCGCGCGCGGCTTCATGTATACGCATGTCGCGGTGCCGGTCGATTTCAAGGCGATGCCGCTGACGATCGACAAGGCGCGCCTCGCCGATGCCGACGCCGATCAGGTGATCGCGAACGCCGGCCTCTCCGACATCGTCGCCTTTGCCGCCGACGAGGCGCTGGGGACAGACGGATCGAAGCTGATTTCCGAAAATGCGTGGAAGGAAGTGCGCAGCGCGATCAAGGCCGACCCCGAATTGCTTACGGCCAAGACGGTGTTCGAACTGCCCGCCTCGTCCGAAGTCGACATTGCCGCCAAGGAAGGCGCGAAGGGCGCGCTCGGCGCAAAGGTCGATGCGCTGGAGAAGCAGGGCAAGCTGTCGACAGGCATCCATTGGCCCTTCTTCAAGAATGCCGACGCCACCGATCCGGCGGTCGCGGGCATCTGGGGCGCGCTCAAGGGATCGGTGCTGACGATCTTCATCGCCTTCCTCATCGCCTTCCCCACCGGTGTGCTCGCGGCGCTCTATCTCGAGGAATATGCGCCGAAGAACCGCTGGACCGACCTGATCGAAGTGTCGATCAACAATCTGGCCGCGGTGCCGTCGATCATCTTCGGCCTGCTCGCGCTCGCCGTGTTCATCAACTGGTTCGGCCTGTGCCAGGCTAGCCCGCTCGTCGGCGGGCTGACGCTGGCGCTGATGACGATGCCGGTGATCGTGATCGCCAGCCGCAACGCGATCAAGTCGGTGCCGCCGTCGATCCGCGATGCCGCTTTGGGTGTGGGCGCGAGCCCGGTGCAGGTGGTGTTCCATCACGTCCTGCCGCTCGCCCTGCCCGGCATCCTGACCGGCACGATCATCGGCATGGCGCGCGCGCTGGGCGAGACCGCGCCGCTGCTCCTCGTCGGCATGCGCGCCTTCATCGGCGACGTGCCGGGGGGCATCTGCTCGCCCTCGACGGTGCTGCCGATGCAGATCTTCCTCTGGTCGGACGAAGTCGACCGGGGCTTTGTCGAGAAAACCTCCGCCGCGATCATCGTGCTGCTTATCGTGCTGCTGTCGATGAACGCCTTTGCGATCTATCTTCGCAACAAATTCGAAAAACGCTGGTGA